CGACTTCCCGCAAGGCGAGTTCACCGCGATCATGGGGCCGTCCGGCTCCGGCAAGTCCACGCTGATGCACTGCGTGGCCGGGCTCGACACCTTCAGCTCCGGGTCGGTGCGGATCGGCGAGACCGAGCTCGGGTCGCTCAAGGACAAGCAGCTCACCCAGCTCCGCCGGGACAAGATCGGATTCATCTTCCAGGCGTTCAACCTGCTGCCGACGCTGACCGCGCTGGAGAACATCACGCTGCCGATGGACATCGCGGGCCGCAAGCCCGACGCCGCCTGGCTCCAGCGGGTCATCGACATGATCGGGCTCGCGGACCGGCTGAAGCACCGCCCGACGCAGCTCTCCGGCGGCCAGCAGCAGCGCGTCGCGGTCGCCCGCGCCCTGGCGTC
The DNA window shown above is from Streptomyces sp. NBC_00247 and carries:
- a CDS encoding ABC transporter ATP-binding protein produces the protein MTTAPPVPRATGVAARATELSKVYGQGETRVVALDRVSVDFPQGEFTAIMGPSGSGKSTLMHCVAGLDTFSSGSVRIGETELGSLKDKQLTQLRRDKIGFIFQAFNLLPTLTALENITLPMDIAGRKPDAAWLQRVIDMIGLADRLKHRPTQLSGGQQQRVAVARALASQPEIIFGDEPTGNLDSRSGAEVLGFLRNSVRELGQTVVMVTHDAVAASYADRVIFLADGAVVDEMARPTADGVLDRMKAFDAKGRTS